In one window of Silvanigrella paludirubra DNA:
- a CDS encoding LysM peptidoglycan-binding domain-containing protein, which translates to MKKNIMQNMASIYKKFKFVLLCSFFSLSLFGCMTSSKNDEDQLNQAQNQKVEELVNKESADFVEGLVPPSNQNILLPYYVQAGDNLGKISKKIYGDLKSWKKIAEINKIVDANKIYAGDVIYYQLDDKTKMFAEKYENAPRAKIIVKKGDTLSHISKAVFGRSKDWRVLWKENPQIANPDRIKEGTAVYFRPKALTADAGGYNIINKESESQPVKNINLNEDTKISNEEPIKQDLNAINDQNNTEQKAIDVKQDASKNELTEEEKNAIRKSSESNFVNPDDIPKNPKDD; encoded by the coding sequence ATGAAGAAAAATATTATGCAAAATATGGCGTCTATTTATAAAAAATTTAAATTTGTTCTATTATGCTCATTCTTCTCATTATCCTTATTTGGATGTATGACGAGCTCTAAAAACGATGAAGACCAGTTGAATCAAGCTCAAAATCAAAAAGTTGAAGAACTTGTAAATAAGGAATCAGCTGACTTTGTAGAAGGTCTTGTTCCTCCAAGTAATCAAAATATTTTATTGCCTTATTATGTTCAAGCTGGTGATAACTTAGGTAAAATATCCAAAAAAATATATGGTGATCTTAAAAGCTGGAAGAAAATTGCTGAAATAAATAAAATAGTAGATGCAAATAAAATTTATGCAGGAGATGTTATTTACTATCAATTAGATGATAAAACAAAAATGTTTGCAGAAAAATATGAAAATGCTCCAAGAGCAAAAATTATAGTTAAAAAAGGTGATACACTTTCTCATATTTCAAAGGCTGTTTTTGGTAGGTCTAAAGACTGGCGTGTATTATGGAAGGAAAACCCTCAAATAGCTAATCCTGATAGAATTAAAGAAGGAACGGCAGTTTATTTTAGACCTAAAGCACTAACTGCTGACGCTGGTGGATATAATATTATAAACAAAGAATCAGAATCTCAGCCTGTTAAAAATATAAATTTAAATGAGGATACAAAAATTTCTAACGAAGAACCTATTAAACAAGATTTAAATGCTATAAATGATCAAAATAATACGGAACAAAAAGCAATTGATGTAAAACAAGATGCATCAAAAAATGAATTAACAGAAGAAGAAAAAAATGCAATAAGAAAATCTTCTGAAAGTAATTTTGTAAATCCAGATGATATTCCTAAAAATCCGAAAGATGATTGA
- a CDS encoding tryptophan-rich sensory protein: MKLFKIQGNKKGLIKLFISTALIVIFVNSIIFIFNFRNSNTNLGIVRSPFLPAPYIIGTVWLFLILCMSFSQWILIKKNTHKNKLFLIPILFIICILYPFYTQKFNNESISLIANLVVISYSSFISGKIYNISKISSFLIFLTAIWVAFATYATNLKF, translated from the coding sequence ATGAAATTATTTAAAATTCAAGGAAATAAAAAAGGTCTAATAAAGCTTTTTATTTCAACTGCTTTAATAGTTATTTTTGTTAATAGTATTATATTTATATTTAATTTTAGAAACTCAAACACTAATTTAGGAATTGTTAGAAGTCCGTTCTTACCCGCTCCCTATATCATAGGAACAGTTTGGCTGTTTTTAATTTTATGCATGTCTTTTTCTCAATGGATCTTAATAAAAAAGAATACTCATAAAAATAAATTATTTTTAATTCCAATTTTATTTATTATTTGTATTTTATATCCATTTTATACACAAAAATTTAATAATGAATCTATATCGCTTATTGCAAATTTAGTTGTTATCTCTTATTCTTCTTTCATAAGTGGTAAAATATATAATATATCTAAAATCTCGTCTTTTTTAATATTTTTAACAGCAATTTGGGTTGCATTTGCAACTTATGCAACAAATTTAAAATTTTAA